A window of the Amycolatopsis solani genome harbors these coding sequences:
- a CDS encoding FUSC family protein, whose amino-acid sequence MSTPRPDLAAPHWLTQLLRSKPVPVPWNMVARAVIALAVPLAVGYAAGDIAVGALISTGALPAVLSESAGPYRYRARRLGGAALAATAGYLVGLLTGGVPALSVPAVILVAAVSALISAAGSNASVAGLQMFVFCVLGTGQHATGVRAEVLFGFFCIGAAWSFLVALVSWTFRATSPERTAVAHVYVELAAMLSATGEEVSRVARHRLTTAMNTAYDQLLTARSWLSGRDAAYRQLLNLLSATTPAVEASVALVHVGRRPPREVIDHFVALSASVLASQPLPAPPPMPPGESDPRLAALYAGLVRIGKGDDRKRREPTPWYRRLRTWAGSLASGPLTWIAALRLTLCVAIAEVVGLLVPFERSYWITLTVGIVLKPDFGSVFGRAVLRGIGTLAGVGIGAVVLAAGGRGWVLVALIAIFAGGVAVGKVRNYGILSAFVTPLIILQMDLANTGSWNVVVARLIDTALGCLIVLVFGYLLWPGSRRPQVGGRLADGLGAVSKYVSHALVEASSGEARLARSRARRGAYRALADLRTAFQQVVVEPSANGRQAVAWWPVIAAQERVADAVTEVGVTIGRGAPPPDSADVELLTAALDELASSIREQREPRSMPLPDHEQLAGVVDQLESAFDAVRGPDLAERTPPRLVRRFLPYHRRT is encoded by the coding sequence GTGAGCACGCCGCGTCCCGACCTCGCCGCGCCGCACTGGCTGACCCAGCTCCTGCGCAGCAAGCCGGTCCCGGTGCCGTGGAACATGGTCGCCCGGGCCGTCATCGCACTGGCCGTACCGCTCGCGGTGGGGTACGCGGCCGGCGACATCGCCGTCGGCGCGCTCATCTCGACCGGCGCGCTGCCCGCCGTGCTGTCCGAATCGGCCGGGCCCTACCGCTACCGCGCGCGCCGCCTGGGCGGGGCGGCGCTCGCCGCGACCGCCGGGTACCTGGTCGGGCTGCTCACCGGCGGCGTACCGGCGCTGTCCGTGCCCGCGGTGATCCTGGTCGCCGCGGTGTCCGCGCTGATCAGCGCGGCCGGCAGCAACGCCTCCGTCGCCGGGCTGCAGATGTTCGTCTTCTGCGTGCTCGGCACCGGCCAGCACGCGACCGGCGTGCGCGCCGAAGTCCTCTTCGGTTTCTTCTGCATCGGCGCCGCCTGGAGCTTCCTGGTCGCGCTGGTCAGCTGGACGTTCCGGGCGACCAGCCCGGAACGCACCGCCGTCGCGCACGTCTACGTCGAGCTGGCCGCGATGCTGTCCGCCACCGGCGAAGAGGTCTCGCGGGTGGCCCGCCACCGGCTGACCACGGCCATGAACACCGCCTACGACCAGCTGCTCACCGCGCGCTCGTGGCTGTCCGGCCGCGATGCCGCCTACCGGCAGCTGCTCAACCTGCTTTCGGCCACGACACCCGCGGTCGAAGCGTCGGTGGCGCTGGTCCACGTCGGCCGCCGCCCGCCGCGGGAGGTCATCGACCACTTCGTCGCCCTGTCGGCGTCCGTCCTGGCCAGCCAGCCGCTGCCGGCACCGCCGCCGATGCCGCCGGGGGAAAGCGATCCGCGGCTCGCCGCCCTGTACGCGGGCCTGGTCCGGATCGGCAAGGGCGACGACCGCAAGCGCCGCGAGCCGACGCCCTGGTACCGGCGCCTGCGGACGTGGGCGGGTTCGCTCGCGTCCGGCCCGCTGACCTGGATCGCCGCGCTGCGGCTGACCCTGTGCGTCGCGATCGCCGAGGTCGTCGGCCTGCTGGTGCCGTTCGAGCGGTCCTACTGGATCACGCTGACCGTCGGGATCGTGCTCAAGCCCGACTTCGGCTCGGTCTTCGGCCGCGCGGTGCTGCGCGGCATCGGCACGCTGGCGGGCGTCGGGATCGGGGCCGTGGTGCTCGCCGCCGGCGGCCGCGGCTGGGTGCTGGTCGCGCTGATCGCGATCTTCGCCGGCGGCGTCGCGGTCGGAAAGGTGCGCAACTACGGCATCCTCAGCGCGTTCGTGACGCCGTTGATCATCCTGCAGATGGACCTGGCCAACACCGGCAGCTGGAACGTCGTGGTGGCGCGGCTGATCGACACCGCGCTCGGCTGCCTGATCGTGCTGGTCTTCGGCTACCTGCTGTGGCCGGGCAGCCGCCGTCCCCAGGTCGGCGGGCGGCTGGCCGACGGCCTCGGCGCCGTCTCGAAGTACGTCTCGCACGCGCTGGTCGAGGCGTCCTCGGGGGAGGCGCGGCTGGCGCGGTCGCGGGCCCGGCGGGGCGCCTACCGGGCGCTGGCGGACCTGCGGACGGCGTTCCAGCAGGTCGTCGTCGAGCCGTCGGCGAACGGCCGCCAGGCGGTGGCGTGGTGGCCGGTGATCGCGGCGCAGGAACGCGTCGCGGACGCGGTCACCGAGGTCGGCGTGACGATCGGGCGCGGAGCCCCGCCGCCGGACTCGGCCGACGTCGAGCTGCTCACGGCCGCGCTGGACGAGCTGGCGTCGTCGATCCGCGAGCAGCGCGAACCGCGGTCGATGCCGCTGCCGGACCACGAACAGCTCGCCGGCGTGGTCGACCAGCTGGAGTCGGCGTTCGACGCCGTCCGAGGCCCCGACCTGGCGGAACGCACCCCGCCGCGGCTCGTCCGGCGGTTCCTGCCCTACCACAGGCGCACGTGA
- a CDS encoding SRPBCC family protein produces MGRKYSFEVNRTSTAPPDALFAREAEGPRWAEWGKPLIVQARWKRPGPGVGAVREVGLWPVLIREETVEYEPGRRHVYTFFGANPIKDYRAEVLLTPTADGGTHLRWTGSFTEPVKGSGPALAAGLRAVIRLFSGKLVKAAETGR; encoded by the coding sequence GTGGGCCGCAAGTACTCGTTCGAGGTCAACCGCACGAGCACGGCGCCGCCCGACGCGCTGTTCGCCCGGGAGGCCGAGGGACCGCGCTGGGCGGAGTGGGGAAAGCCACTCATCGTGCAGGCCCGCTGGAAGCGGCCGGGCCCCGGCGTCGGCGCCGTCCGCGAGGTCGGGCTGTGGCCGGTGCTGATCCGCGAAGAGACAGTCGAGTACGAGCCCGGCCGCCGGCACGTCTACACGTTCTTCGGCGCCAACCCGATCAAGGACTACCGGGCCGAGGTGCTCCTCACGCCCACCGCCGACGGCGGTACGCACCTGCGGTGGACCGGGTCGTTCACCGAGCCGGTCAAGGGCAGCGGCCCGGCACTGGCCGCCGGGCTGCGCGCGGTGATCCGGCTGTTCTCGGGCAAGCTCGTCAAGGCGGCCGAAACCGGGCGCTGA
- a CDS encoding antitoxin — translation MGIDFDALKGKAEEALREHNDKIEQGLDKAADFAKSKFAGHDSQIDGGVEKAKDFLNKFDDTPDNPPAR, via the coding sequence ATGGGAATCGACTTCGACGCGTTGAAGGGCAAGGCCGAAGAGGCCCTGCGCGAGCACAACGACAAGATCGAGCAAGGCCTGGACAAGGCCGCGGACTTCGCGAAGTCCAAGTTCGCCGGCCACGACTCGCAGATCGACGGCGGCGTCGAGAAGGCCAAGGACTTCCTCAACAAGTTCGACGACACGCCCGACAACCCGCCGGCGCGGTAG